The proteins below are encoded in one region of Vespa velutina chromosome 21, iVesVel2.1, whole genome shotgun sequence:
- the LOC124956209 gene encoding Bardet-Biedl syndrome 7 protein homolog isoform X1 — translation MTLALSRVDYVSVGVTSRGTTRILPPTDPKQTQKFAVGDHDGILQVFGMKKGELQALFKSLPGPKINKMILGGSLGMARDKIFIAYGNSVKGFTKKGKLFLEFDTSLLDPISALYVLGPNLAACARDLYHRYHDCKDADSYLAGEILHDVVLLPSDNSMVYAILACGDCAVRVLHGTMRPTVLRLPSIPTVLAVYREKETESTERVLLGTIDGRVGLLNLQGNKTLRITWLINSMGSEITTLDTFELQDGLDIIIGRQDGIVEVFTFPDEDTSPCLRYRYNAGESISTVTGGIIGATNYPEVLVTTYSGKIFGLTTKPPGLLEAGQSDTVVAKLKLEIQQLEEKLIEERETANFTADPLAPLILAVKHRMALYEEDASYSLSVELDTSIDNILIQSDTPIVLLDVENNSAVVSLSVCNPKEGNFVLATYRCQINTNRLEMRLRTIEGQPGTLQIYVTSQVQPKCCRRISIPIYALSLHKRQHIEDDADILSGGPFNELRLNGGFTVAEMHAWLSLVLPDVPERPHLYENEAILTYKSSFIGTILKCRYKKGNAIFLGENISSIIILRDILTREATKRKIKLEVFCDVSVGSISRVLELIRPQLDAVYELIEKIKILDALEEFELKANPKENLCSQYQDLIANEQNIRTKLTKDPDILNRLHGVITDLYVDWERARGARRISSKTAAEKLNDSLESRDFVQLLQIFTGNVVST, via the exons atgacaTTAGCACTTTCACGTGTTGATTATGTGTCTGTTGGTGTTACTTCTCGTGGTACAACTAGAATTTTACCTCCAACAGATCCTAAACAAACACAAAAATTTGCTGTTGGTGATCACGATGGTATACTGCAAGTCTTTG GTATGAAGAAAGGAGAATTACAAGCATTATTCAAATCTCTACCCGGtccaaaaattaataaaatgattcttGGAGGTTCCTTGGGAATGGCAAGggataagatttttattgcCTACGGAAATTCTGTTAAAGGTTTTaccaaaaaaggaaaattgttTTTAGAATTTGATACAAGTCTATTAGATCCTATTTCTGCTtt ATATGTGCTTGGTCCAAATTTAGCAGCTTGTGCTAGAGATCTTTATCATAGATATCATGATTGTAAAGATGCAGATTCATATTTGGCTGGAGAGATATTACACGATGTTGTACTCTTACCAAGTGACAATTCTATGGTATATGCCATTCTTGCTTGTGGCGATTGTGCA gtaCGTGTTTTACATGGTACTATGAGGCCAACAGTTTTAAGACTCCCAAGTATTCCAACAGTGCTTGCTGTATATAG ggaaaaagaaacggagtCAACAGAACGTGTTTTGTTAGGTACTATCGATGGTAGAGTTGGTTTATTAAATCTTCAAGGGAATAAAACATTGAGAATTACTTGGTTGATTAATTCAATGGGATCTGAAATTACTACTTTGGATACATTCGAATTGCAAGATGGTTTGGATATAATTATTGGACGACAAGATGGAATTGTTGAAGTCTTTACATTTCCAGATGAAGATACGTCACCGTGTTTACGTTATCGTTAT AATGCCGGCGAAAGTATTAGCACTGTTACCGGAGGAATCATTGGTGCCACCAATTATCCTGAAGTTCTTGTTACTACTTATTCTGGTAAAATATTTGGCCTAACTACTAAACCTCCTGGTCTTTTAGAAGCTGGACAAAGCGATACTGTCGTAGCAAAATTGAAACTTGAAATACAACAATTGGAAGAAAAACTTATCGAGGAAAGAGAAACTGCTAACTTTACAGCCGATCCTTTAGCACCTTTAATATTGGCCGTAAAACATAG AATGGCCTTATACGAAGAAGATGCATCGTATTCACTTTCGGTAGAACTTGATACATCGATAGATAATATTCTCATACAATCGGACACACCGATAGTTTTATTAGACGTAGAAAATAATAGTGCAGTAGTAAGTTTATCCGTATGCAATCCAAAAGAAGGAAACTTTGTACTTGCTACATATAGATGtcaa ATTAATACCAATCGTCTTGAAATGAGATTACGAACGATTGAAGGCCAACCAGGTACATTACAAATTTATGTTACATCACAG GTACAGCCAAAATGTTGTCGTAGAATATCAATACCTATATATGCATTATCCTTACATAAAAGACAACACATAGAAGACGATGCGGATATATTGTCAGGAGGACCTTTTAATGAATTAAGATTGAACGGTGGTTTTACAGTTGCTGAg aTGCATGCATGGCTTTCTCTTGTATTACCCGATGTTCCCGAAAGACctcatttatatgaaaatgaagCCATTTTAACGTATAAATCATCTTTTATCGGAACAATATTGAAGTGTAGATATAA aaaaggaaatgcGATATTTTTGGGAGAAAATATATCAAGCATTATAATACTTAGAGATATATTAACGAGGGAGGCAACAAagcgaaaaattaaattagaagTATTTTGTG ATGTTTCTGTTGGAAGTATATCAAGAGTATTAGAACTCATCCGACCTCAATTAGATGCTgtttatgaattaattgaaaaaattaagattttaGATGCTCTTGAAGAATTTGAATTGAAGGCAaatccaaaagaaaatttatgttcGCAGTATCAAGATTTAATTGCAAATGAACAAAACATTAGAACAAAATTGACAAAGGATCctgatattttaaatagattacATGGTGTAATAACAGATTTATATGTTGACTGGGAACGAGCAAGGGGAGCTCGAAG aaTTAGCAGTAAAACTGCTGcggaaaaattaaatgattcgCTTGAATCAAGAGATTTCGTTCAACTTTTGCAAATTTTTACGGGTAACGTTGTTTCCACATGA
- the LOC124956209 gene encoding Bardet-Biedl syndrome 7 protein homolog isoform X5, with the protein MKKGELQALFKSLPGPKINKMILGGSLGMARDKIFIAYGNSVKGFTKKGKLFLEFDTSLLDPISALYVLGPNLAACARDLYHRYHDCKDADSYLAGEILHDVVLLPSDNSMVYAILACGDCAVRVLHGTMRPTVLRLPSIPTVLAVYREKETESTERVLLGTIDGRVGLLNLQGNKTLRITWLINSMGSEITTLDTFELQDGLDIIIGRQDGIVEVFTFPDEDTSPCLRYRYNAGESISTVTGGIIGATNYPEVLVTTYSGKIFGLTTKPPGLLEAGQSDTVVAKLKLEIQQLEEKLIEERETANFTADPLAPLILAVKHRMALYEEDASYSLSVELDTSIDNILIQSDTPIVLLDVENNSAVVSLSVCNPKEGNFVLATYRCQINTNRLEMRLRTIEGQPGTLQIYVTSQVQPKCCRRISIPIYALSLHKRQHIEDDADILSGGPFNELRLNGGFTVAEMHAWLSLVLPDVPERPHLYENEAILTYKSSFIGTILKCRYKKGNAIFLGENISSIIILRDILTREATKRKIKLEVFCDVSVGSISRVLELIRPQLDAVYELIEKIKILDALEEFELKANPKENLCSQYQDLIANEQNIRTKLTKDPDILNRLHGVITDLYVDWERARGARRISSKTAAEKLNDSLESRDFVQLLQIFTGNVVST; encoded by the exons ATGAAGAAAGGAGAATTACAAGCATTATTCAAATCTCTACCCGGtccaaaaattaataaaatgattcttGGAGGTTCCTTGGGAATGGCAAGggataagatttttattgcCTACGGAAATTCTGTTAAAGGTTTTaccaaaaaaggaaaattgttTTTAGAATTTGATACAAGTCTATTAGATCCTATTTCTGCTtt ATATGTGCTTGGTCCAAATTTAGCAGCTTGTGCTAGAGATCTTTATCATAGATATCATGATTGTAAAGATGCAGATTCATATTTGGCTGGAGAGATATTACACGATGTTGTACTCTTACCAAGTGACAATTCTATGGTATATGCCATTCTTGCTTGTGGCGATTGTGCA gtaCGTGTTTTACATGGTACTATGAGGCCAACAGTTTTAAGACTCCCAAGTATTCCAACAGTGCTTGCTGTATATAG ggaaaaagaaacggagtCAACAGAACGTGTTTTGTTAGGTACTATCGATGGTAGAGTTGGTTTATTAAATCTTCAAGGGAATAAAACATTGAGAATTACTTGGTTGATTAATTCAATGGGATCTGAAATTACTACTTTGGATACATTCGAATTGCAAGATGGTTTGGATATAATTATTGGACGACAAGATGGAATTGTTGAAGTCTTTACATTTCCAGATGAAGATACGTCACCGTGTTTACGTTATCGTTAT AATGCCGGCGAAAGTATTAGCACTGTTACCGGAGGAATCATTGGTGCCACCAATTATCCTGAAGTTCTTGTTACTACTTATTCTGGTAAAATATTTGGCCTAACTACTAAACCTCCTGGTCTTTTAGAAGCTGGACAAAGCGATACTGTCGTAGCAAAATTGAAACTTGAAATACAACAATTGGAAGAAAAACTTATCGAGGAAAGAGAAACTGCTAACTTTACAGCCGATCCTTTAGCACCTTTAATATTGGCCGTAAAACATAG AATGGCCTTATACGAAGAAGATGCATCGTATTCACTTTCGGTAGAACTTGATACATCGATAGATAATATTCTCATACAATCGGACACACCGATAGTTTTATTAGACGTAGAAAATAATAGTGCAGTAGTAAGTTTATCCGTATGCAATCCAAAAGAAGGAAACTTTGTACTTGCTACATATAGATGtcaa ATTAATACCAATCGTCTTGAAATGAGATTACGAACGATTGAAGGCCAACCAGGTACATTACAAATTTATGTTACATCACAG GTACAGCCAAAATGTTGTCGTAGAATATCAATACCTATATATGCATTATCCTTACATAAAAGACAACACATAGAAGACGATGCGGATATATTGTCAGGAGGACCTTTTAATGAATTAAGATTGAACGGTGGTTTTACAGTTGCTGAg aTGCATGCATGGCTTTCTCTTGTATTACCCGATGTTCCCGAAAGACctcatttatatgaaaatgaagCCATTTTAACGTATAAATCATCTTTTATCGGAACAATATTGAAGTGTAGATATAA aaaaggaaatgcGATATTTTTGGGAGAAAATATATCAAGCATTATAATACTTAGAGATATATTAACGAGGGAGGCAACAAagcgaaaaattaaattagaagTATTTTGTG ATGTTTCTGTTGGAAGTATATCAAGAGTATTAGAACTCATCCGACCTCAATTAGATGCTgtttatgaattaattgaaaaaattaagattttaGATGCTCTTGAAGAATTTGAATTGAAGGCAaatccaaaagaaaatttatgttcGCAGTATCAAGATTTAATTGCAAATGAACAAAACATTAGAACAAAATTGACAAAGGATCctgatattttaaatagattacATGGTGTAATAACAGATTTATATGTTGACTGGGAACGAGCAAGGGGAGCTCGAAG aaTTAGCAGTAAAACTGCTGcggaaaaattaaatgattcgCTTGAATCAAGAGATTTCGTTCAACTTTTGCAAATTTTTACGGGTAACGTTGTTTCCACATGA
- the LOC124956209 gene encoding Bardet-Biedl syndrome 7 protein homolog isoform X2 has protein sequence MIMMNNDDDDTNDDDQDDDPKQTQKFAVGDHDGILQVFGMKKGELQALFKSLPGPKINKMILGGSLGMARDKIFIAYGNSVKGFTKKGKLFLEFDTSLLDPISALYVLGPNLAACARDLYHRYHDCKDADSYLAGEILHDVVLLPSDNSMVYAILACGDCAVRVLHGTMRPTVLRLPSIPTVLAVYREKETESTERVLLGTIDGRVGLLNLQGNKTLRITWLINSMGSEITTLDTFELQDGLDIIIGRQDGIVEVFTFPDEDTSPCLRYRYNAGESISTVTGGIIGATNYPEVLVTTYSGKIFGLTTKPPGLLEAGQSDTVVAKLKLEIQQLEEKLIEERETANFTADPLAPLILAVKHRMALYEEDASYSLSVELDTSIDNILIQSDTPIVLLDVENNSAVVSLSVCNPKEGNFVLATYRCQINTNRLEMRLRTIEGQPGTLQIYVTSQVQPKCCRRISIPIYALSLHKRQHIEDDADILSGGPFNELRLNGGFTVAEMHAWLSLVLPDVPERPHLYENEAILTYKSSFIGTILKCRYKKGNAIFLGENISSIIILRDILTREATKRKIKLEVFCDVSVGSISRVLELIRPQLDAVYELIEKIKILDALEEFELKANPKENLCSQYQDLIANEQNIRTKLTKDPDILNRLHGVITDLYVDWERARGARRISSKTAAEKLNDSLESRDFVQLLQIFTGNVVST, from the exons ATCCTAAACAAACACAAAAATTTGCTGTTGGTGATCACGATGGTATACTGCAAGTCTTTG GTATGAAGAAAGGAGAATTACAAGCATTATTCAAATCTCTACCCGGtccaaaaattaataaaatgattcttGGAGGTTCCTTGGGAATGGCAAGggataagatttttattgcCTACGGAAATTCTGTTAAAGGTTTTaccaaaaaaggaaaattgttTTTAGAATTTGATACAAGTCTATTAGATCCTATTTCTGCTtt ATATGTGCTTGGTCCAAATTTAGCAGCTTGTGCTAGAGATCTTTATCATAGATATCATGATTGTAAAGATGCAGATTCATATTTGGCTGGAGAGATATTACACGATGTTGTACTCTTACCAAGTGACAATTCTATGGTATATGCCATTCTTGCTTGTGGCGATTGTGCA gtaCGTGTTTTACATGGTACTATGAGGCCAACAGTTTTAAGACTCCCAAGTATTCCAACAGTGCTTGCTGTATATAG ggaaaaagaaacggagtCAACAGAACGTGTTTTGTTAGGTACTATCGATGGTAGAGTTGGTTTATTAAATCTTCAAGGGAATAAAACATTGAGAATTACTTGGTTGATTAATTCAATGGGATCTGAAATTACTACTTTGGATACATTCGAATTGCAAGATGGTTTGGATATAATTATTGGACGACAAGATGGAATTGTTGAAGTCTTTACATTTCCAGATGAAGATACGTCACCGTGTTTACGTTATCGTTAT AATGCCGGCGAAAGTATTAGCACTGTTACCGGAGGAATCATTGGTGCCACCAATTATCCTGAAGTTCTTGTTACTACTTATTCTGGTAAAATATTTGGCCTAACTACTAAACCTCCTGGTCTTTTAGAAGCTGGACAAAGCGATACTGTCGTAGCAAAATTGAAACTTGAAATACAACAATTGGAAGAAAAACTTATCGAGGAAAGAGAAACTGCTAACTTTACAGCCGATCCTTTAGCACCTTTAATATTGGCCGTAAAACATAG AATGGCCTTATACGAAGAAGATGCATCGTATTCACTTTCGGTAGAACTTGATACATCGATAGATAATATTCTCATACAATCGGACACACCGATAGTTTTATTAGACGTAGAAAATAATAGTGCAGTAGTAAGTTTATCCGTATGCAATCCAAAAGAAGGAAACTTTGTACTTGCTACATATAGATGtcaa ATTAATACCAATCGTCTTGAAATGAGATTACGAACGATTGAAGGCCAACCAGGTACATTACAAATTTATGTTACATCACAG GTACAGCCAAAATGTTGTCGTAGAATATCAATACCTATATATGCATTATCCTTACATAAAAGACAACACATAGAAGACGATGCGGATATATTGTCAGGAGGACCTTTTAATGAATTAAGATTGAACGGTGGTTTTACAGTTGCTGAg aTGCATGCATGGCTTTCTCTTGTATTACCCGATGTTCCCGAAAGACctcatttatatgaaaatgaagCCATTTTAACGTATAAATCATCTTTTATCGGAACAATATTGAAGTGTAGATATAA aaaaggaaatgcGATATTTTTGGGAGAAAATATATCAAGCATTATAATACTTAGAGATATATTAACGAGGGAGGCAACAAagcgaaaaattaaattagaagTATTTTGTG ATGTTTCTGTTGGAAGTATATCAAGAGTATTAGAACTCATCCGACCTCAATTAGATGCTgtttatgaattaattgaaaaaattaagattttaGATGCTCTTGAAGAATTTGAATTGAAGGCAaatccaaaagaaaatttatgttcGCAGTATCAAGATTTAATTGCAAATGAACAAAACATTAGAACAAAATTGACAAAGGATCctgatattttaaatagattacATGGTGTAATAACAGATTTATATGTTGACTGGGAACGAGCAAGGGGAGCTCGAAG aaTTAGCAGTAAAACTGCTGcggaaaaattaaatgattcgCTTGAATCAAGAGATTTCGTTCAACTTTTGCAAATTTTTACGGGTAACGTTGTTTCCACATGA
- the LOC124956209 gene encoding Bardet-Biedl syndrome 7 protein homolog isoform X3 — MTLALSRVDYVSVGVTSRGTTRILPPTDPKQTQKFAVGDHDGILQVFGMKKGELQALFKSLPGPKINKMILGGSLGMARDKIFIAYGNSVKGFTKKGKLFLEFDTSLLDPISALYVLGPNLAACARDLYHRYHDCKDADSYLAGEILHDVVLLPSDNSMVRVLHGTMRPTVLRLPSIPTVLAVYREKETESTERVLLGTIDGRVGLLNLQGNKTLRITWLINSMGSEITTLDTFELQDGLDIIIGRQDGIVEVFTFPDEDTSPCLRYRYNAGESISTVTGGIIGATNYPEVLVTTYSGKIFGLTTKPPGLLEAGQSDTVVAKLKLEIQQLEEKLIEERETANFTADPLAPLILAVKHRMALYEEDASYSLSVELDTSIDNILIQSDTPIVLLDVENNSAVVSLSVCNPKEGNFVLATYRCQINTNRLEMRLRTIEGQPGTLQIYVTSQVQPKCCRRISIPIYALSLHKRQHIEDDADILSGGPFNELRLNGGFTVAEMHAWLSLVLPDVPERPHLYENEAILTYKSSFIGTILKCRYKKGNAIFLGENISSIIILRDILTREATKRKIKLEVFCDVSVGSISRVLELIRPQLDAVYELIEKIKILDALEEFELKANPKENLCSQYQDLIANEQNIRTKLTKDPDILNRLHGVITDLYVDWERARGARRISSKTAAEKLNDSLESRDFVQLLQIFTGNVVST; from the exons atgacaTTAGCACTTTCACGTGTTGATTATGTGTCTGTTGGTGTTACTTCTCGTGGTACAACTAGAATTTTACCTCCAACAGATCCTAAACAAACACAAAAATTTGCTGTTGGTGATCACGATGGTATACTGCAAGTCTTTG GTATGAAGAAAGGAGAATTACAAGCATTATTCAAATCTCTACCCGGtccaaaaattaataaaatgattcttGGAGGTTCCTTGGGAATGGCAAGggataagatttttattgcCTACGGAAATTCTGTTAAAGGTTTTaccaaaaaaggaaaattgttTTTAGAATTTGATACAAGTCTATTAGATCCTATTTCTGCTtt ATATGTGCTTGGTCCAAATTTAGCAGCTTGTGCTAGAGATCTTTATCATAGATATCATGATTGTAAAGATGCAGATTCATATTTGGCTGGAGAGATATTACACGATGTTGTACTCTTACCAAGTGACAATTCTATG gtaCGTGTTTTACATGGTACTATGAGGCCAACAGTTTTAAGACTCCCAAGTATTCCAACAGTGCTTGCTGTATATAG ggaaaaagaaacggagtCAACAGAACGTGTTTTGTTAGGTACTATCGATGGTAGAGTTGGTTTATTAAATCTTCAAGGGAATAAAACATTGAGAATTACTTGGTTGATTAATTCAATGGGATCTGAAATTACTACTTTGGATACATTCGAATTGCAAGATGGTTTGGATATAATTATTGGACGACAAGATGGAATTGTTGAAGTCTTTACATTTCCAGATGAAGATACGTCACCGTGTTTACGTTATCGTTAT AATGCCGGCGAAAGTATTAGCACTGTTACCGGAGGAATCATTGGTGCCACCAATTATCCTGAAGTTCTTGTTACTACTTATTCTGGTAAAATATTTGGCCTAACTACTAAACCTCCTGGTCTTTTAGAAGCTGGACAAAGCGATACTGTCGTAGCAAAATTGAAACTTGAAATACAACAATTGGAAGAAAAACTTATCGAGGAAAGAGAAACTGCTAACTTTACAGCCGATCCTTTAGCACCTTTAATATTGGCCGTAAAACATAG AATGGCCTTATACGAAGAAGATGCATCGTATTCACTTTCGGTAGAACTTGATACATCGATAGATAATATTCTCATACAATCGGACACACCGATAGTTTTATTAGACGTAGAAAATAATAGTGCAGTAGTAAGTTTATCCGTATGCAATCCAAAAGAAGGAAACTTTGTACTTGCTACATATAGATGtcaa ATTAATACCAATCGTCTTGAAATGAGATTACGAACGATTGAAGGCCAACCAGGTACATTACAAATTTATGTTACATCACAG GTACAGCCAAAATGTTGTCGTAGAATATCAATACCTATATATGCATTATCCTTACATAAAAGACAACACATAGAAGACGATGCGGATATATTGTCAGGAGGACCTTTTAATGAATTAAGATTGAACGGTGGTTTTACAGTTGCTGAg aTGCATGCATGGCTTTCTCTTGTATTACCCGATGTTCCCGAAAGACctcatttatatgaaaatgaagCCATTTTAACGTATAAATCATCTTTTATCGGAACAATATTGAAGTGTAGATATAA aaaaggaaatgcGATATTTTTGGGAGAAAATATATCAAGCATTATAATACTTAGAGATATATTAACGAGGGAGGCAACAAagcgaaaaattaaattagaagTATTTTGTG ATGTTTCTGTTGGAAGTATATCAAGAGTATTAGAACTCATCCGACCTCAATTAGATGCTgtttatgaattaattgaaaaaattaagattttaGATGCTCTTGAAGAATTTGAATTGAAGGCAaatccaaaagaaaatttatgttcGCAGTATCAAGATTTAATTGCAAATGAACAAAACATTAGAACAAAATTGACAAAGGATCctgatattttaaatagattacATGGTGTAATAACAGATTTATATGTTGACTGGGAACGAGCAAGGGGAGCTCGAAG aaTTAGCAGTAAAACTGCTGcggaaaaattaaatgattcgCTTGAATCAAGAGATTTCGTTCAACTTTTGCAAATTTTTACGGGTAACGTTGTTTCCACATGA